The DNA segment GACCATACACAACACACAAACTCATTTGATCTATCGCAATACGGGACTGGATACTCTCAATAATTTCAGCACGTCCCACAAAATTCATATACTCTCACCTCCAACATTCTATGGAGACTATTATATCATAAATTTAAAACAAATTTAAACTTATTTTCATGTTATTAACATGACTTTTTATTATGTTAATTTTTTTACGCATAAAATATACTTATTTAATGGTTTACTTTTTACCCATTCGATTGTAGAATCCCTTATATTTACTGCATTCTTATAGGTCTATCCTCGTCACGCTAACATACAATATTCCGTATATAATCTTTTTCCATACTCAACACATATAAAAAGACGTGCCTACCATAAGGTATAGCACGTCATATGACTCGTATGTAATAAGGATATTTATATAGTCGTTTCTTTATTGTTGTATTTATTTCTTTATTATTGTATTTGAGTTTGCATCTTCATGAGCAAAATATGCTTAACCGCATCATTGAGTCGGTCATTTGAAATGGTTCCGTTCGCCACTGCTTGTATAAGTGCGCGATGGACTTCATCGATGTGCCCCGTATCCGCATCAAGGAGGACGAGGTCACTGCCCGCTACGATGGAGTTAACTGCAAAGTCCCCTATCTTTTGGTTTGCTTGCAAGGCCCCTACATCGACACGGTCGGTCATAACCACGCCGTTATAGCCTAGCTCGTGTCGTAACCAGTCCGTTATGATTGCTTTCGAGTTACTCGCTAGATGTTCGTTATCGATGGCAGGGATTTGCACATGGCTTATGACGAGCATGTACGTATTCGCTGTCGTCTGTGTAATGAGACGTTTAAATACGGACACATCGTTGTTGTTCAAATAGGCCTTCGCATCGTTAGCGGTCTCAAAGGATGCATCACCAAGGCTCACTGTTGGGAAGTAGTTATAGCCAAACCACATGTGGTTGATTTGGTAACGCTCCGCCATGGCCAGATCCATATGCCCGGCCCACGTAGGGTCAGATGTATAGGACACATTCGGCACCCCTAGGTTTGCATTCGGTCCCACAATGAGGTTAAAGCCCATATCGCGCATTTCAATGGCCGATCGAGTCACTAAATTAATGATCCGTTCCATCGGTAGTTGCCCCCAACGATTTGGCTCTGGCAAGCGCAAGAAACTTTCATTCGTACTCAACACCTTATCCCGATTGATGCCAATGTATGGCGTCACCATACTTGCCGTTGTGGCCGTTTGCATGATATCGCTGGTGAAAGCTTTCACTTGATTTTTATTATTTAGATTTTCATTAGTTAGCATAACGCCGCTCACACGGTATTTCCTGATGACGTCCTTTTGGGACTGTCCTACCGTGCTGCCATGAAGGCTAATCATCATCAGTTGACCTATCTTGTCCTCTTGAGACATAGCCCCAAGCCAAGTGTTCACCTTCTCAGGAACAGGTTTGTCTGATTGCATGACGGCCCGATACGATACAGTTCGTACCTCTTCCTGCTCTGCCTGACTCTCATGTTGGCATCCCGCAGTACCGATGGCGGCGACAATCAAGGCCATGCCACATAGAGCACGCCGTAAAAACAAGTTCATCTCTCCACAAAACTCCTTGTCATACTCTCTTACATGTTATCTTTCTATATATTATACACTATATAATTCATCTTTTCCTCATGTGAAAGCTAGTTTTCTATATCAATTTATCATAATAAAGTTATAAAGTAGTAGTAAAAATTAATATAAAAGGTAATTCATACATATAACATATATAAAACTATAAGAAGGTTATACATAAAAATCCTACGAATCGCATGTAAGATGACACTCAGTAGTCAATATCTACACAAGTATCAAGTCACTCATGACCCGTAGGATTTATTTCTGTTTAGTTAGTTACCCATATACCAGTCTAACTATACTAATGTATGTATGTATGGATGTATTCATCGCCAGAATACATTCGATACGACTCGTACTGAGCAAATTAGCTAATGTATAAAACTATTAGCCCTTGTATTTAGGGGATGTTGGGCATGTTTCAGGTGTTACGTCTTTGCGATCACCAAGCACCGCGCTACGGTCTGTGTAATGTGTATGCAATAATTCGTGTGCCTTGTGGCCCAATGGTTCGCCTAAGAAGTCTTTGTACAATGCTTGGATTTCTGGGTTTTCATAAGAAGCAACCCATTTGTAGTTCGCATCAGCTTCGTAAAGGCCGCCGATACGAGCTTCCTTAGTTTTCACAGCTTGAGGCAATTTAGTGCGCGGTTGACCACCGCCACCAATACAACCACCTGGGCACGCCATAACTTCGATGAAGTCATAGTGTTTGTCGCTGTCTTTCAACGCATTAAGGAAGTCACGTGTATTTTTACCGCCATGTACTACAGCAACGGACAATGTAACGTCATCACCTAATTGAACAGTTGCCTCTTTAACGCCTTCCATACCACGAACGTCTTCGAGGTGAGTCAAAGCATATGGAGGTGGCTCTTTGTCAGTGATGAGCTTGTACGCTGTACGCATAGCCGCTTCCATAACACCACCAGTGTTACCGAAGATGATGGATGCACCAGTTTCCATACCGATTAAGTCATCGAATTGGGACTCTTCAATCGCATTGAAGTCGAGGTTTTCCTCTTGGATCCAACGGATGAACTCACGAGTTGTAATGGAAATGTCTGTATCCATGCCAAGGGATTCGTCATCATAGAAACGAGCCGCTGCATTTTCTTCTTCTCGTTTTGTTTCTGCTTTTTTAGCAGTACAAGGGTTTACAGATACAGATACGATGTTGCTAGGATTAATGCCTTTTTTCTCAGCAAAGTATGTTTTAATCATAGCCGCTTCCATAGCGATACAAGAACGTGTGGAAGACAAGTTAGGAATCAATTCAGGGAAGTAGATTTCTGCAAAGCGTACCCACGCTGGGCAGCAGCTTGTGAACTGAGGAATTTGACCGCCAGTTTTAAGACGTTCTACAAGCTCAGATGCTTCTTCCATGATCGTTAAGTCCGCACCGAAGTTAGTGTCTACTACATAGTCCGCACCTAATGCACGCAAAGCACCAACCATTTTGCCTTCAAGGAATGTACCTGGTTCGTAGCCAAAGCCTTCGCCGATAGCTACACGCACAGCTGGAGCTGTTTGGATAACCACAATTTTTTCAGGATCTGCAAGAGCTGCTTTCACCTTTTCAAGCTCGGATTTAGCATGCATGGAGTCAAATGGACATGCAGCCGCACATTGACCACAGTGGATACATACAGGCACGTCACCGTTTGCATCGAGATCATAGTAGTCGAGTACGCTCATTACGTCCGCACAAGCACGACGGCATAACGTACAGTTTTTACACTTGGAAATGTCGTGATAAATGGATGGATTGTCTAATGCAATCGGCAC comes from the Veillonella dispar genome and includes:
- a CDS encoding glycoside hydrolase family 3 N-terminal domain-containing protein, with the protein product MNLFLRRALCGMALIVAAIGTAGCQHESQAEQEEVRTVSYRAVMQSDKPVPEKVNTWLGAMSQEDKIGQLMMISLHGSTVGQSQKDVIRKYRVSGVMLTNENLNNKNQVKAFTSDIMQTATTASMVTPYIGINRDKVLSTNESFLRLPEPNRWGQLPMERIINLVTRSAIEMRDMGFNLIVGPNANLGVPNVSYTSDPTWAGHMDLAMAERYQINHMWFGYNYFPTVSLGDASFETANDAKAYLNNNDVSVFKRLITQTTANTYMLVISHVQIPAIDNEHLASNSKAIITDWLRHELGYNGVVMTDRVDVGALQANQKIGDFAVNSIVAGSDLVLLDADTGHIDEVHRALIQAVANGTISNDRLNDAVKHILLMKMQTQIQ
- a CDS encoding [FeFe] hydrogenase, group A, producing MSQYEFIDKRVPIALDNPSIYHDISKCKNCTLCRRACADVMSVLDYYDLDANGDVPVCIHCGQCAAACPFDSMHAKSELEKVKAALADPEKIVVIQTAPAVRVAIGEGFGYEPGTFLEGKMVGALRALGADYVVDTNFGADLTIMEEASELVERLKTGGQIPQFTSCCPAWVRFAEIYFPELIPNLSSTRSCIAMEAAMIKTYFAEKKGINPSNIVSVSVNPCTAKKAETKREEENAAARFYDDESLGMDTDISITTREFIRWIQEENLDFNAIEESQFDDLIGMETGASIIFGNTGGVMEAAMRTAYKLITDKEPPPYALTHLEDVRGMEGVKEATVQLGDDVTLSVAVVHGGKNTRDFLNALKDSDKHYDFIEVMACPGGCIGGGGQPRTKLPQAVKTKEARIGGLYEADANYKWVASYENPEIQALYKDFLGEPLGHKAHELLHTHYTDRSAVLGDRKDVTPETCPTSPKYKG